A section of the Luteolibacter rhizosphaerae genome encodes:
- a CDS encoding EamA family transporter yields MNWIFWAILSACFAGLTAVLAKAGIAGVDSNLATAVRTVVVLLFAWAVACGFSRLAEITGFSKQTWLFLILSGIATGASWLCYFRALQLGEASKVAPVDKLGVVFAILFAALFLKEKLTWQHAVGGTLIVAGAIVIAWPRN; encoded by the coding sequence ATGAACTGGATCTTCTGGGCCATCCTCTCCGCTTGCTTCGCCGGACTTACCGCCGTCTTGGCGAAGGCAGGGATCGCCGGCGTCGATTCCAATCTCGCCACCGCGGTCCGGACGGTCGTGGTCTTGCTCTTCGCTTGGGCGGTAGCATGTGGGTTCTCCCGTCTAGCCGAGATCACCGGCTTTTCAAAGCAAACCTGGCTCTTCCTCATCCTCTCCGGAATCGCCACGGGCGCGTCATGGCTTTGTTACTTCCGGGCCCTCCAACTTGGTGAAGCATCCAAGGTCGCTCCGGTGGACAAGCTAGGCGTGGTCTTCGCCATCCTCTTCGCCGCGCTGTTTCTAAAAGAGAAACTCACTTGGCAGCACGCGGTGGGAGGAACACTCATCGTCGCCGGTGCCATCGTGATCGCTTGGCCCCGGAACTGA
- a CDS encoding ATP-binding protein — protein sequence MSAPSIRRSLLIRCGLGISLLLCLLSASIYLLVEKSLYGELDDSIQQTAAILSNQVELENDSITYEWQEGLGTNQSLVEGALFQFWNDGNGSTTRSPALKWRDLPKFSGVDGAPLLRNIVLSDGHHARAVGLRVYPFLLEDEAEAMRKRGTLVDPKSLPQTLVVARDVEPSHRALERLRWILIGGSILTLGLGYLLIERAIKASLKPIHQLSDQVQDRAEHQLDQTLAIPEDLPAELTGLASNFNLLLSRVAIIRQREKDFIRHAAHELRTPIAGLRATTDLALSQKRDADAYAAHLAACQKSAMELGELVKRLSALARIGQPASPAVLEAFDTTPLLRECWQPFATRAETLGIPTTEPTSQPLPVMADPALLRIILNNLFDNAVSYTSDRGRIMIRSLRENGTVMISVTNSVDDPPDDLDRLFEPLFRRESSRHDATSHLGIGLTLSLEAARAMGTTIRATQLDGEICFTLTLQEGPGRNRSSS from the coding sequence ATGAGTGCCCCCTCGATCCGTCGCTCGCTTCTGATCCGCTGCGGCCTCGGGATCAGCCTTCTGCTCTGCCTTCTCTCCGCTAGCATCTACCTGCTGGTGGAAAAAAGTCTCTACGGGGAACTCGATGACTCGATCCAGCAGACCGCCGCGATACTCTCGAATCAGGTCGAGTTGGAAAACGACTCGATCACCTACGAATGGCAGGAAGGACTCGGCACGAACCAATCCCTCGTGGAGGGAGCACTCTTCCAATTCTGGAATGACGGCAATGGCTCGACCACCCGTTCCCCCGCGTTGAAGTGGCGGGATCTACCGAAGTTCTCCGGCGTGGATGGAGCCCCGCTGCTCAGGAACATCGTGCTTTCCGACGGACACCACGCTCGCGCCGTCGGACTGCGCGTTTACCCTTTCCTGCTCGAGGACGAAGCCGAAGCGATGAGGAAGCGAGGCACTTTGGTCGACCCCAAGTCCCTCCCGCAGACCTTGGTGGTTGCCCGCGATGTCGAACCTTCGCACCGCGCTCTCGAACGGCTTCGCTGGATCCTGATTGGCGGCAGCATCCTCACCCTCGGCCTCGGCTATCTGCTCATCGAGCGTGCCATCAAGGCCTCGCTCAAGCCGATCCACCAGCTCTCGGATCAGGTGCAAGACCGAGCGGAGCACCAGCTCGATCAGACACTCGCCATTCCCGAGGATCTGCCTGCCGAACTCACCGGCCTCGCCAGCAATTTCAACCTCTTGCTCTCGCGAGTGGCCATTATCCGCCAGCGCGAGAAGGATTTCATCCGGCATGCCGCCCACGAACTGCGAACCCCGATCGCCGGCTTACGTGCGACCACCGATCTCGCACTTTCCCAGAAGCGCGATGCCGATGCCTACGCCGCACACCTCGCAGCATGCCAGAAGTCTGCCATGGAGCTCGGCGAACTCGTGAAGCGGCTCTCCGCCCTCGCCCGCATCGGTCAGCCAGCCAGTCCCGCGGTGCTGGAAGCATTCGATACCACACCTCTGCTCAGGGAATGTTGGCAACCTTTCGCCACGCGCGCCGAGACTCTGGGAATCCCGACAACGGAACCAACATCGCAGCCGCTCCCGGTCATGGCAGATCCCGCATTGCTCCGGATCATCTTAAACAATCTCTTCGACAACGCGGTTTCCTACACCAGCGATCGTGGCCGAATCATGATCCGCTCTCTACGCGAGAATGGCACCGTCATGATCTCGGTCACCAATAGCGTCGATGATCCTCCTGACGATCTGGATCGCCTCTTCGAGCCTCTCTTCCGCCGCGAGAGTTCGCGACATGATGCCACCTCCCATCTCGGAATCGGCCTGACTTTAAGCCTCGAAGCCGCGCGCGCCATGGGCACCACGATCAGAGCCACCCAATTGGACGGTGAGATCTGTTTCACCCTCACTCTTCAGGAAGGACCGGGTCGAAACCGTAGCTCCTCATGA
- a CDS encoding response regulator transcription factor, which translates to MRLLVIEDHEALREGLCQFLREAGYLVDSESGGDEGLWAAQGSEYDLVLLDLMLPGIDGLSILRRLRAQGNPIHILVISARDGLDDRLEALDAGADDYLVKPFPLSEALARVRAMLRRSFGKKSPVIREGDLEVDPMRRSVSRAGRPIELTALEYRLLEYLAYRTGEVVSRTEIWEHVFEDGSGGSSNAVDVYVSYLRKKLNYEGARELIHTRRGQGYILQADKS; encoded by the coding sequence ATGCGGCTGCTGGTGATCGAGGATCATGAGGCTCTGCGCGAGGGACTTTGCCAGTTTCTCCGCGAGGCCGGCTATCTCGTGGATAGCGAGTCCGGCGGTGACGAAGGGCTCTGGGCCGCACAAGGCAGTGAGTACGATCTCGTGCTCCTCGACCTGATGCTTCCGGGAATCGATGGCCTGTCGATCCTGCGACGGCTGAGGGCGCAGGGAAATCCGATCCACATACTCGTCATCAGCGCCCGCGATGGCTTGGATGACCGGCTCGAAGCACTCGACGCCGGAGCAGATGATTACCTCGTGAAACCCTTTCCGCTCTCGGAAGCACTCGCCCGGGTCCGGGCCATGCTACGGAGAAGCTTCGGCAAGAAGAGCCCCGTGATCCGGGAGGGCGATCTTGAAGTCGATCCGATGCGGCGCTCCGTGTCGCGAGCCGGCAGACCCATCGAACTCACTGCGCTAGAGTATCGTCTGCTGGAGTATCTCGCCTACCGCACCGGAGAGGTGGTCTCGCGAACCGAAATCTGGGAGCATGTCTTCGAAGACGGCAGCGGCGGCAGCAGCAATGCCGTGGACGTCTACGTGAGCTATCTGCGCAAGAAGCTGAACTACGAAGGCGCCCGAGAGTTGATCCACACTCGCCGCGGCCAAGGCTACATTCTGCAAGCCGACAAATCATGA